The DNA window tcagAGTTTCATGATAAAAGTTGTCGATGGATTTTTTGAATGTCAGatttcttctgtctctgtgttttctcttctcgtTCATGCATCAGGATAAAGtttaatcttttctttcttaggttaaataaataatacacacacacactctctcacaaacacacacacacacacacacatatacacacacacacacacacacacagacacacagactctcaaacacacacacacacacactgcttcctTGCTTTCTGCTTCTCCAGGATCTGAGCAcagccctcctctctctctctctctctctctctctctctctctctctctctctctctctctctccccccccccccccccctctctctgatTAATTACCCATAAATCCCCAGTAGTCACGGCAGCCTTTCTTTCTAAACGTCCTTCAcgctcttcctccttttctcccacttccctcctcctcctctggtatTTCActtggctcctcctcctcctgctcgctCATTGTTCAGGAGTAAACTGGAAGATTTGCTCGACTTGTTTTCCTCCATGTTTTATGTTTCCAGAACAAACTCTTCGACCCATTCACACTGTTTCACTCCTTCACACCTGGGGGATCTTCATCCAGAGTTTTACGACCCACAACGACGacaaaacagcacaaacacaactacagcCGTGCAGGTGAAGCTTCGGAGACTTGGATACAGACGTTTATCACATAAACTACACAacaggaggttttctgcacacaTCAGCATCACATCCACCTGATGAAGCCCAGTTCATGCTCCTGGGTCGACCGGTTCAGAGGTGAACTGGAGTCACGCTGTAATTACACAGCCGAGAAGCTAGAGGCAGCAGAGTTTCTTCCTGTTTCTGGTTCACTTATTTCTCTGGTGACAGTTTACTTCAGAACAAATGGATCCTGTTGGAGCCGATCGGTGCTGAAGAGCGATGACTTTTCCTGTAAGAACtacaaatgaagaaaagaaagatgtcGTCCGTGTTCTTACTTCAACTCGTTGTGATCCAGATTTATTGCCAGTTGAAAAATAAGGAGTCTGACGTCGTCCTGCAAAACGATGACGTCAGAGTTtattaaaaggttaaaaaacacaataaacgtTTAATTGTTTCTTTCcttcacatttgtgtttgtgttcattacCTGATGATCTTTTTCATAGTTTTCATGTCTGTACTGTACATCAGCTCAGTGTCATGCAAAtattaatgtgaaaatgtgtgtgtgtatgtgtgtgtgtgtgtgtgtgatgggtgaCGAGCGTAGGCCCTGCTACAATAAGAGCCTGTGTAGccgcagcagggggggggggctccatgAGGGCAGCGAGGGGCACGAAGTCAGGTCAAACCCCCTGGGAGAGCATGGgaactgaggggggggggggggggggggggtgggggggttagtTTCTGGTTTGACCATCTTACTCTTCTGCATTTCCATCCCCAGAgtttctgacctttgacctttgtcgTGGTAATTTCTACAGTCCCACCTCAGCAACGAGGACACGAGACACGATTCTCTTACAGTATCGTCACCTTCCTTTAACGCTCAGAGCCTGGGGCATACCACTaagtttagtttgtaatattgcacacagataaaaaaacaGTTCATTACTTTTCTACCTTCggctaacccctcccactctggaggGGGTGTGTTTAAACAGTCAAAGGTGGAGATCCTTTGATCCCATGAATACAACGATGCCTAGTGGAGAGCAATGGAGTTAATATACATTCAGTTtctacaggaaacacagcatgATCACAGAGAGGAATCAGACTAATGTGCATTTAGTGTCTAAAGAAAACATAGGTTACAGTGTGtagagattcaatcatgatcaatcaaaggggaaataaacatttttattatggtcatataaaccatattgatattatatatcattttatacaataatattgtcttttgcacactctgtatacatattcttagactcatagtatattatattacctattgtatagtcaaatacttatattcatattcatacttctactatatatcatatcatactctctgtatattcttgtttacataagtctatatacacatatttatttatgtgtacatgttataattactattattatatcaccattactattattattatatatactgttgctgccattattaccatatactgcttttatattggtataattactatcatatataaatatatattatgttatattatatactatatatactgtactattcttatatactgtctaacaataacattatcatcatatcataagtacttttaccatcatcttgccactgcaccttatctaccttttttattgtatttttatcttgtgcttctgtttttttattctttctaccttttatttttaattttattgtattgtattgtattttattgtattcaaatataccggctgctatgacaacttaatttcccttcggggatgaataaagtaatctatctatctatctatctatctatctatctatctatctatctatctatctatctatctatctatctatctatctatctatctatctatctatctatctatctatctatctatctatctatctatctatctatctatctaactatctatctatctatctatctatctatctatctatctatctatctatctatctatctatctatctatctatctatctatctatctatctatctatctatctatctatctatctatctatctatctatctatctatctatctatctatctatctatctatctatctatctatctatctatctatctatctatctatctatctaactgttatatttcctttaCACCTTTCATTGGTCTGCTGGTGTCACTTCTTCATTCTGCTCTGACATGAAAGTTTCTCCTTTATCCATTTTGGAACATTTGTCCCAAATGGATAAATTGAGGGGTTTGATCGACGTGAAACATCTTTAATCTTCGGGTGAGAGATGAAAACGTTTCCTCTCCGTCACGAGTTCATCACATCGAACTCGACCACGTGACACGTCGGCTCCTCAGCTTGAATTCTCAGTGTTTCTCTGAGGAGCGGCGGCGGCTCGTGGCTGAGACGCACCAGCACGTGttccagcaccagcaccagcaccagcaccagcaccagcaccagcaccagcaccagcacgtgttccagcaccagcaccaggtcccactggtcccactggtcccactggtcccactcgTCCCGATGGTTCCACTGGTCCCGATGgttccactggtcccactggtcccactggtcccactggtcccgatggtcccactggtcccactgatcctgatggtcccactggtcccactggtcccacaggtcccactggtcccactggtcccactggtcccgatggtcccACCGGTCCcgatggtcccactggtcccactggtcccaccgGTCCCGATGGTCCCGATGGTCCcgatggtcccactggtcccactggtcccgatggtcccgatggtcccgatggtcccactggtcccgatggtcccgatggtcccgatggtcccactggtcccgatggtcccactggtcccaccggtcccactggtcccactggtcccgatggtcccactggtcccactggtccaactggtcccgatggtcccactggtcccgatggtcccgatggtcccactggtcccactggtcccactggtcccactggtctcactggttccactggtcctgatggtcccgatggtcccactggtcccactggtcccactggtcccaccgGTCCCGATGGTCCCGATGGTCCCACCGGCCCCTCTGGTCCCGATGGTCCcgatggtcccactggtcccgatggtcccactggtcccactggtcctgatggtcccactggtcccactggtcccgatggtcccactggtcccgatggtcccactggtcccactggtcccgatggtcccactggtcccactggtcccaccggtcccgatggtcccactggtcccgatggtcccactggtcccactggtcctgatggtcccactggtcccactggtcccgatggtcccactggtcccgatggtcccactggtcccactggtcccactggtcccactggtcccgatggtcccactggtcccactggtcccgatggtcccgatggtcccactggtcccactggttccgatggtcccgatggtcccactggtcccactggtcctgatggtcccactggtcccactggtccaactggtcccgatggtcccactggtcccactggtcccgatggtcccACTAGTCCCACCGGTCCCactggtcccgatggtcccgatggtcccgatggtcccactggtcccactggtcccaccgGTCCCGATGGTCCCACCGGTCCCactggtcccgatggtcccACCGGTCCCACCGGTCCCACCGGTCCCACCGGTCCCACTGGTCCCGATTGTCCcgatggtcccactggtcccactggtcccgatggtcccactggtcccactggtcccactggtcccactggtcccaccgGTCCCACTGGTCCTGATGGTCCCACCGGTCCCACCGGTCCCACTGGTTAATATACATTCAGTTtctacaggaaacacagcatgatggtcccactggtcccgatggtcccactggtcccactggtcccactggtcccactggtcccgatggtcccactggtcccactggtcccgatggtcccgatggtcccactggtcccactggttccgatggtcccgatggtcccactggtcccactggtcctgatggtcccactggtcccactggtccaactggtcccgatggtcccactggtcccactggtcccgatggtcccACTAGTCCCACCGGTCCCactggtcccgatggtcccgatggtcccgatggtcccactggtcccactggtcccaccgGTCCCGATGGTCCCACCGGTCCCACCGGTCCCGATGgttccactggtcccactggtcccactggtcccgatggtcccactggtcccactggtcccactggtccctggtcccactggtcccactggtcccactggtcccaccgGTAAACTCCTCTCAACAATGAGCGCCTCTCAGCAGAAGAATAACACTCTTtcactgcagaaacacacaatccttttctctcctcgCTCCCTCAGActctctcactccttccttcctttctttcctcgGTCAAGATGTTAATTCACTTAAACTCGACTCGCAGCAGAAATCCCCTCCGTGCATCACAGCTCCTCTCCTGTATTTATAGACTGTGATGGGAACTGAACCAGTGCTGCTGTTTGGGCCTTAAAGTCTGTTTTTATGATTCTTGATATGAAAGAATCAAAGactggaggatgaagatgaaacaggaacaaaaacaaGTCACAGCCAAATGATTCGTCTCGTTTAGATTTTGGATTCTCAAAGAACAGATGATCCACTGAAGCTCGATTTGACGATAGAACACAAACTGGGAACTGGTGCGAGTTCTGGTCCCAATAAGATATGATTAAAACTGAGGGGACTTtcccagcaacacacacacacacacacacacacacacacacacacacacacacacacacatggacacacacacacacacacacacacacacacacacacacacacacacacacacacacacacacacacagacacactcatggaTGGGAGAGCTGGGGGAGTTGGACGTCAGCTGATCGTGTCGAGGAGAGTCTGAGATGGACGAGCAGGTCGTTCCCACACCCACTTTCTCCCTTTAGAATGTGTCAcaaatgtcaacacacacacagacccacagacccacacacacagacacacacacacagacccacacacacacacagtggaacgTGTGGGGTCAGCAGGTCACTGATCTGACTTCTCATCACCAGTTAGGTCCCAGTTCCACGgttctgctgctgttgaagGTCGTGAGTGAAGCTCGTCCTCGCCCAGCGCTCGGTGGACAGCTGGGACGGGTTCTGGTGGGACACGCCCACTGTGGACGTGTTGTCCTCTGCTGACCGACccgtcttcatcctcatcttcatcctcgtcttcatcctcgtcttcatcctcgtcttcgtctctggttcgtctgGACGGATCATGTTCTTCATCGCCTTCGCCACCTGACGCCTATCTTCATGTCAGCATGTGTGAGAGCTCGGCCAGACTTCCTGTCCAGCGTTAGTCTCACCTCAGGACGCTTCAACActtagatcacacacacacacacacacatagacacacacacacatagacacacacacacatagactcacacacacatagactcaaacaaacacacacacagccagtgtGTGAGAGATGGGAATGTTGAAATCAAGATTGTGGGACATACCTGTCATTGACTACACCACAGATCATCACACCTTGAAATAtagtgctcacacacacacacacacacacacacacacacacacacacacacacacacacacacacacacacacacacacacacacacacacactacagactCCTTAGGGTTCTCGTACattactgagtgtgtgttgacGTGTTTGGAGATTAGAGGTTCAGGCCTCTTCATCACGTCACTGCTGGAAacagcttcctcttcttcttcttcttcttcttcttcttcttcttcttcttcttcttcttcttcttcttcttcttcttcttcttcttcttcttcttcttcttcttcttcttcttcttcttcttcttcttcttcttcttcttcttcttcttcttttggaGACGCAAGTTGACTATCAAACGTGAAAGAGACGTTCAGCATCTCGTCCTCAGATCTAAACTCGATAGAACATCGTGCGGTTTGGAAAACGAAGACGCAATGAGACGTCCTGTCTTTATATTTTAGATCTTGATTTAATTCCAGAAAATGCAGAGTTAATTTGTTAAAACACTAAAAAGAAGGAGGTGTGTTATTCACTGttatttatcacacacacacgctccacCAGCATCATGTCCAGATGGGAAGcgcaggtcaggtgacaggaagtggagtagTGTGGCACCTGCAGGTTGGTAGCACGACTCCCAGGAGGACGTGTCCGGAGGTTTCCTTCATCTCAACAATGGACTATTATGTCCTCAAACAACAGGCATTCATACAGTGTGTGGGAGTGCATTAAAGACGCTGATGCATTtgtggtcacacacacatacacacacacacaaacacacacacacacacacacacacagatgttttacAGGTGCCAACCAcatgctcttattttgaaatttacTGATTCTTTGCAAGTTGACTGTTTAAACTGATTTCTGAGTCACAAGTCGGTCTCCTCATcagccccagtgtgtgtgtgtgtgtgtgtgtgtgtgtgtgtgtgtgtgtgtgtgtgtgtgtgtgtgtgtgtgtgtgtgtgtgtgtgtgtgtgaggtctgAGGCGTCGTAGCAACAGACGGGTGGCGAGCTCCGTCCAACTGAGAATAATacaccacttcctcccattctctctctgcacacacacacacaaacagagacacacacacaaacacacacaaacacaaatacacacacacacacacacacacacactgacatccCTCTCTCGACAGTGTTTCCTCACCCTGCTTGTCCTCTGTGACCCCTGACACTAATAAAACTCAGAtatcacacacacgctcacatgctaacacacaccaatacacacacacacacacatgctaacacacaccaacacacacacacacactaagatgatcagtgtaaataaagatggacgatgcgtcTCCATTTCTGAAATTGAACAAAAATGACGCCAGAGTATCTCGGACATTTTTCACAAAGACGTCATTTAAAGCCAGAATCTGCGCAgaggacgatgaagaggaggaggaagagaaggaagaggaggaagaggaggaagaggaggaagaggaggaagaggaggagctcagtcAATGCGAGGGTGTCTATCTGAAGCCATGAGCTGGATAAagaatgatttgtgtgtgtgtgtgtcagatgttCCCACAGCTTCTAACTGTGTGCACTGAAACCTAATCATCgtgtgagaggacacacacacacacacacacacacacacacacacacacacacacacacacacacacacactcctctgttttggtctctgtgtgtttctctgcacaTGATCGACAGACGACTGAAGGTCTGAAGACGTCTCCACTTCCACGTCGTCAGGTAAGAGCCTCAGAGTCAAAGAGAAACACATTGATTTCACTGAGTCGCTCCAGGAActgatccacacacagacacacacacacatacacacacagacacacacacacacacacacacacacacacacacacacagatcttctgagggatgaagagaggagatcatctcagctcctgcagcggaggaagaggaaactaaCAGGCTGCAGACAAGTGGGACCTGTGCAGAGATCCTCTCAAATACAAAACTCCTGCTTTACTGCAGCGCTCTACGgtcatgtgactgataagaaccaatcaggaggagAACGTCTGAGCCATCGTTTACACACGTCTCAGTTTCtgatcaaacacaaacacaaacacaaacacaaacacagagtttcaAACTGAACCGAGACCAGTTCAACCAAGTGTCTGATTCTGAGGCTGAGACCTGCCGTCTTATAAGGACTGTTTTTCACTGTAAGAGGCCTCTttcccatgcacacacacacacagacacacacacacacacacacagacacacacacacacacacacagacacacacacagagacacacacacacacacacagacagacagtattATCAGGAGAGACGGAgcagcccagactgtaaaactCTACCATCTCAAATTTGTGTT is part of the Limanda limanda chromosome 18, fLimLim1.1, whole genome shotgun sequence genome and encodes:
- the LOC133024788 gene encoding collagen alpha-1(II) chain-like is translated as MIRFQCTQLEALLLFLLFLLFLLFLLFLLFLLLFIVLLGPSGPSGPEGPVGPSGPSGPVGPVGPVGPVGPS